The following DNA comes from Nymphalis io chromosome 12, ilAglIoxx1.1, whole genome shotgun sequence.
ttaatatgaaaattattagtattaaataattgtttaggttttaataataattatagtttaaataaaaaataccaaatgCGTATTTGTGAGAAAAAGGCTATCATTAAgtcaaagttatattatattttatctttcttAATTTGCGTAACTTGTAATTTCACCTAAAATACCggcttcaattaaattttaaataccttaTCACTGTACTTTtccacattttaatatatttgatattttatagatagaatatttattacaaatattttaagtaaaaaaaatctcattagcAAGTCATTTTATtcgttaattacatatttacaggTACAACAATTGATTCAGTTTACCAGGCATAGTTGGCACCGTGAGCTTTGTAAGCAATGTGAGACACGGCGGGTGCAGCAGAGTACGACACAGCTGATCTGAGGACTGGAGCAGCCGCAGCATAGGTGGAGTAGGCAGGTGCAGCGTACGCGGAGATGGCGGGTGCAGCATAGGTTTTGTAAGAAGAGTACGCAGGTGCGGCGTATGAGGTGATGGCTGGGGCGGCGGCGTATGAGGCATATGCGGGAGCTGCGGCGTATGAGGCGTACGCGGGTCCAGCGGCGTATGAGGCGTACGCGGGTCCAGCGGCGTATGAGGCATACGCGGGAGCGGCGTACGCTCTAGCTCCATGAGCGGTCTGGGTGGAGTAGGAAGAGTAAGAAGACACAGCGGGGGCGGCAGCTACGGCCACAGCGGGGGCGGAGTGTACGGCGACGGCGGGAGCGGCGTAGGTCGCGACGGGAGAGCCGTGAGCGGTTTGGGTCGAGTAAGAAGAGTAGGAGGTAGTGGCTGGCGAGATGGTCTTGGTCACTACGGGAGCGGCGTAGGATGTAGCGATGGCTGGTGCAGCAGCGTAGGATGTAGCGATGGCTGGTGCAGCAGCGTAGGATGTAGCGATGGCAGGGGCGGCAGCATAAGTGGCGATAGGTGCAGCGTGCGCTGTGTGGGTCGAGTATGAAGACACGGAAGAGACAGCGGGGCTGATGGTCTTAGTGACAATAGCGGGAGCCGCGATAGCGTGGCTGCTGTACGCTACTGGAGCGGCCGCCAAGAGGCCACTGCCGTGAGCAACGCCTAGGGCGCAAAGAGCGACGATCAActgaaatatatgaaaacaattttatattgtacatttaatatgacattaattgacatttaatatgacgttaatataatttataaattagttatatttttaataaacgaaaTTTTAACACACCTTAGCGTACATGTTTATTCTGGTTATGCTGGCAACTGAATAATTTCTAGAGGAGTGCTCTGGTTTTTATACAAAGTTTGCTTCATATAATCCAATTCACTTTCATTGCCAAGGTAAACAAGTTCTGACTCGCCAACATAAGCTAAGGCGGTGACTCAGTGATAGcctttcaattttaattgtattccGTTTGTACAACGCAAACTTAGCATAGGGCAAAGCAGCCTTGAGCATAGATATtgctaaaaattatattttataatcacatATAATAGAAACATTATAACAGCCATTCATGTATTTTGTACAACCATTTTTTAACCAATTTTTCTTTTCTCTGAATTTTGtgagaatttttttatgtaaaatattatctgTTTTCGTATCTGGTTTCTAGTGTTTTGTATAAATCTCTTGCAATATtgcgatatttatattttaacattattataattatttattagtttattatttttccttcaaaacaaaaattaaaagaaattcaaaaaaaatacaagtaattTTGTTAGTAATAAAAGTGATATACATGAGGTATATTTGTAAGTGTTTCATATTATATCTGTGTAGATCATCAGTTTCATAACGAGGCCGTCATCGTAATAcgaatatatcattattaaataaaaataacatttgtgcTGTTACAGAAAATTAATACgcgagtaatattataaatataaaacatgttagctacaattatacaaatgttaaaatatatcatatttagatAAAGGtgagtgagtttttttttacgtttcggttaatttaaattcgtaacttttattaaattgcttATTAAAGTTACGCACAAGCAAACGGAAGAATCTATCAATCTatatttgctttatatattttcattttgaaatttcagtgataaaacttttatgtaaaaacaatgtgacattttaataacttttatagtaatatttatttagtttattttataacaaaataatgtggATTAAACATacacaattaaacaaaaatattttctatgaaaatattaaatataccagatatattt
Coding sequences within:
- the LOC126772241 gene encoding cuticle protein 16.5-like, with product MYAKLIVALCALGVAHGSGLLAAAPVAYSSHAIAAPAIVTKTISPAVSSVSSYSTHTAHAAPIATYAAAPAIATSYAAAPAIATSYAAAPAIATSYAAPVVTKTISPATTSYSSYSTQTAHGSPVATYAAPAVAVHSAPAVAVAAAPAVSSYSSYSTQTAHGARAYAAPAYASYAAGPAYASYAAGPAYASYAAAPAYASYAAAPAITSYAAPAYSSYKTYAAPAISAYAAPAYSTYAAAAPVLRSAVSYSAAPAVSHIAYKAHGANYAW